The following are from one region of the Capsicum annuum cultivar UCD-10X-F1 chromosome 1, UCD10Xv1.1, whole genome shotgun sequence genome:
- the LOC107865867 gene encoding cytochrome P450 87A3 — protein MISLGMCIGVFLVMIIIHWVYNWRNPRCNGKLPPGSMGWPLLGETIQFFAPNTTSDIAPFVKERVKRYGPIFRTSVVGRPVIVSTDPDLNYFIFQQEGQLFQSWYPDTFTEIFGRQNVGSLHGFMYKYLKNMVLNLFGPESLKKMMPEVEEAAKNKLKRWSGQTSVEMKEATANMIFDLTAKKLISYDSETSSENLRESFVAFIQGLISFPINIPGTAYHKCLQGRKKAMKILKTMLAERRAKPRKEQADFFDYVLEELQRNDTILTEAIALDLMFVLLFASFETTSLAITLATKFLHDHPLALKELTEEHDAIIRSRENPASGLTWKEYKSMKFTFQVINETVRLANIVPAIFRKTLRDINFKGHTIPAGWAVMVCPPAVHLNPAKYQDPLDFNPWRWEGIELNGASRNFMAFGGGMRFCVGTDFTKVQMAVFLHSLVTKYRWQTIEGGNIVRTPGLQFPNGYHVRISEKDE, from the exons ATGATATCTCTTGGTATGTGCATTGGAGTTTTTCTTGTTATGATCATTATACATTGGGTTTACAACTGGAGGAATCCCAGATGCAATGGAAAACTCCCACCAGGTTCAATGGGCTGGCCATTACTCGGTGAGACCATTCAGTTTTTTGCCCCAAATACAACATCAGATATTGCTCCCTTTGTGAAGGAAAGGGTGAAAAG GTATGGACCGATTTTCCGAACCAGTGTGGTGGGACGTCCTGTTATAGTATCTACAGACCCGGACCTTAATTACTTCATCTTTCAGCAAGAGGGACAGTTGTTTCAGAGCTGGTATCCAGATACATTCACTGAGATATTCGGAAGGCAAAATGTAGGTTCCttgcatggtttcatgtacaaGTACTTGAAGAACATGGTACTGAACCTTTTTGGTCCTGAAAGTCTGAAAAAAATGATGCCTGAGGTTGAAGAGgcagcaaaaaataaattgaagaggTGGTCGGGTCAAACAAGTGTAGAGATGAAGGAAGCAACTGCCAAT ATGATATTTGATCTAACTGCAAAAAAGCTAATCAGCTATGATTCTGAGACCTCATCAGAAAATCTGCGGGAAAGTTTTGTAGCTTTTATACAGGGATTGATTTCCTTTCCTATAAACATCCCTGGAACTGCCTATCACAAGTGCTTACAG GGAAGAAAGAAGGCAATGAAGATTTTAAAGACAATGCTAGCAGAAAGAAGAGCAAAGCCTAGGAAGGAACAAGCTGATTTCTTTGATTATGTCCTAGAAGAACTTCAAAGGAACGACACAATCCTCACAGAGGCAATAGCTCTGGATTTGATGTTTGTACTGCTCTTTGCCAGCTTTGAGACCACCTCTCTGGCTATAACTTTAGCTACTAAATTTCTTCACGATCATCCTTTGGCTTTAAAAGAATTAACA GAGGAACATGATGCAATAATTAGAAGCAGAGAAAATCCTGCTTCTGGGCTTACATGGAAAGAATATAAATCAATGAAATTTACCTTTCAG GTCATTAATGAAACAGTCAGACTGGCAAATATTGTTCCTGCTATCTTCCGAAAAACACTAAGAGATATCAACTTCAAAG GGCATACCATTCCAGCTGGTTGGGCGGTTATGGTTTGTCCTCCAGCTGTACACTTAAACCCTGCCAAATATCAAGATCCCCTTGACTTCAATCCATGGAGATGGGAG GGAATAGAACTGAATGGAGCATCTCGAAATTTCATGGCTTTTGGTGGTGGTATGAGATTTTGCGTAGGAACAGATTTCACTAAGGTGCAGATGGCTGTCTTTCTCCACTCACTCGTGACCAAATATAG GTGGCAAACAATTGAAGGAGGAAACATAGTGCGGACTCCTGGTTTACAGTTTCCAAACGGCTACCACGTTAGGATATCGGAAAAAGATGAGTAG
- the LOC107865856 gene encoding protein HAPLESS 2 produces MKPPILLLFFLLCFLLQYASAIQILSKSKLQKCEKVSDSNSLNCTNKVIIDLAVPSESSGNEASLVAEIVEVEENSSSNMRTLRVPPVVTINKSAAYALYELTYIRDVAYKPQEFHVNTRKCEPDAGADVVQICERLRDENGHIIENTQPTCCPCGDQRRVPSSCGNFFDKMTKGKRNTAHCLRFPDDWFHVFGIGQRSVGFSIRIDVKKQSQNSEVIVGPDNRTATSSDNFLRVNLVGDYVGYTDLPSLEDLYLVIPRQGGPGQPQNLGSNFSMWMLLERVRFTLDGVECNKIGVGYDAFNAQPDFCSAPFWSCLHNQLWNFWDADQNRISRNQVPLYCVQGRFERINQHPNAGSHAFSIGITEVLNTNLLIELNADDIEYVYQRSPGKILGITIPTFEALTQYGTATITTKNIGEVEASYSLTFDCSAGVSQMEEQFYIMKPNEVITRAFKLYPSSDQAAKYVCSAILKDSDFNEVDRAECQFTTKATVLDNGSQIPFQPPKANINGFFGSIEDLWKKMWENLTDFLTGKSCRMKCYGFFDFSCHIKYICITWVVMFGLLLAILPTVIVLLWLLHKKGLFDPLYDWWEDHFSITEDRHMSRWKHSYDADPLGYHHKRSHKNEPRHHKHHAHRRHTRSHNDPRRENLLGETDYHYYLHHVHKDKHKHGKTKSAGITKPLRSRKGEDDHMRHHRRINKRETSGGPIITEKRGDVNQEEHLRHKHPILNDTHHKRQSKLKE; encoded by the exons ATGAAACCGCCCATTCTACTACTCTTCTTCCTTCTCTGTTTTCTTCTCCAGTACGCTTCCGCAATTCAAATTCTCTCCAAATCGAAGCTTCAAAAATGCGAAAAAGTTTCTGATTCGAATAGCCTAAATTGCACCAACAAAGTCATCATCGACTTGGCCGTTCCCAGTGAATCG AGTGGAAATGAGGCGTCATTGGTAGCGGAGATAGTTGAAGTGGAAGAGAATTCAAGTAGTAATATGCGAACACTTCGAGTTCCGCCAGTGGTTACAATTAACAAATCAGCAGCATATGCTTTGTACGAATTGACATATATTCGA GATGTTGCTTATAAACCACAAGAATTCCATGTCAATACACGCAAGTGTGAGCCAGATGCAGGGGCAGATGTTGTGCAGATATGTGAGAG GCTGAGGGACGAGAATGGACACATTATTGAGAATACTCAG CCTACTTGTTGTCCTTGTGGGGATCAGAGAAGGGTTCCTTCATCATGTGGAAACTTTT TTGACAAGATGACGAAAGGGAAGAGAAACACTGCTCACTGTCTCCGGTTTCCAGATGACTG GTTCCATGTATTTGGCATTGGGCAGCGCTCAGTTGGATTTAGCATCCGAATTGATGTTAAGAAACAATCTCAGAATTCG GAAGTGATTGTCGGTCCGGACAATAGAACTGCTACATCCAGTGATAATTTTCTGCGGGTGAATCTGGTAGGAGACTATGTTGGATACACTGATCTTCCGTCTTTGGAGGACCTCTACCTTGTCATACCTAGACAG GGTGGCCCAGGACAACCACAAAATCTGGGAAGCAATTTTTCCATGTGGATGCTACTTGAGAGAGTGAGGTTTACTCTAGACGGAGTTGAATGTAACAAAATTGGTGTAGGTTACGATGCTTTCAATGCACAGCCAGATTTTTGCTCAGCACCTTTTTGGAGTTGCCTGCACAACCAGCTATGGAATTTTTGGGAT GCTGACCAAAATAGGATTAGTCGAAATCAGGTGCCGCTATATTGCGTGCAAGGAAGATTTGAAAGAATCAACCAGCATCCA AATGCAGGAAGTCACGCATTCTCTATTGGAATTACAGAAGTCCTGAACACAAATCTGTTGATAGAACTGAATGCAGATGATATAGAATATGTTTATCAAAG GAGCCCTGGTAAAATTCTCGGCATTACAATCCCAACTTTTGAAGCTTTAACTCAATATGGAACAGCAACaattacaacaaaaaatataGGTGAAGTGGAAGCATCCTACAGCCTCACG TTTGATTGCTCGGCTGGTGTCAGCCAAATGGAG GAACAGTTTTATATAATGAAGCCAAATGAAGTCATCACTCGAGCATTCAAGTTGTACCCATCAAGTGATCAAGCTGCAAAGTATGTCTGTTCAG CTATTTTGAAGGATTCAGATTTTAATGAAGTTGATCGGGCAGAATGTCAATTTACAACCAAAGCTACTGTTCTTGATAATGGATCACAG ATTCCGTTTCAACCTCCTAAGGCAAACATTAATGGTTTCTTTGGGAGCATTGAGGATCTATGGAAAAAAATGTGGGAGAATTTGACAGATTTTCTAACTGGGAAAAGCTGCAG AATGAAGTGCTATGGATTCTTCGACTTCAGCTGCCATATAAAGTACATCTGCATCACTTGGGTGGTGATGTTTGGTCTGCTCTTGGCAATTCTTCCAACAG ttaTTGTACTGCTCTGGCTTCTTCACAAGAAAGGTCTTTTTGATCCTCTGTATGACTGGTGGGAGGATCATTTTTCAATTACTGAAGATAGACATATGAGTCGTTGGAAGCACAGTTACGACGCTGATCCGTTAGGATATCATCATAAGAGAAGTCATAAGAACGAGCCAAGGCATCATAAACATCATGCACATAGAAGGCACACAAGGTCTCACAATGACCCTAGGCGCGAGAATCTTTTGGGAGAAACTGATTATCATTACTATCTTCATCATGTGCACAAGGATAAGcataaacatggaaaaaccaAGAGCGCAGGCATCACAAAGCCACTTCGTTCAAGGAAAGGGGAGGACGACCACATGAGACATCACAGACGAATTAACAAGAGAGAAACTTCGGGAGGACCTATCATAACCGAGAAGAGAGGTGATGTAAATCAAGAGGAACATCTAAGGCACAAACATCCAATTTTAAATGACACACACCATAAGAGGCAAAGCAAGTTGAAAGAATGA